The following are encoded in a window of Deltaproteobacteria bacterium genomic DNA:
- the ettA gene encoding energy-dependent translational throttle protein EttA, translated as MSQEIIYTMKGVSKVYPPNRYVLKNIYLSYFYGAKIGVLGLNGSGKSTLLKIMAGVDKDFLGEAFPAKKMRVGYLEQEPKLDEKLTVKENIFSGMGELPKIMKDYNEISEKFNDPDLDPDLMNDLIEKQGQLQEKIESLGGWEVDQKIELAMDALRCPDGESAVVHLSGGEKRRVALCRLLMSEPDILLLDEPTNHLDAESVAWLEQYLHQFPGTVIAVTHDRYFLDNVAGWILELDRGEGIPFKGNYSSWLEQKEKRSLQEQKDQNRRQKTLEKELEWVRMNPKARQAKSKARLSSYENLLKEATPDKISEMQIYIPPGPRLGEIVIEAKDVRKAFGSKILFDNVNFTIPRGSIVGVIGPNGVGKSTLFKMIIGAEKPDSGLFKVGETVKMSYVDQTRETLDPNKSVWEEISGGNDLIKLGIREVNSRAYVSWFNFSGSDQEKKVGTLSGGERNRVNMAKILKQGANLLLLDEPTNDLDVNTMRALEDALLDFGGSAVIISHDRWFLDRICTHIIAFEGDSQVSCFNGNFTEYEEDRKKKLGDITPHRVRFRSI; from the coding sequence ATGTCTCAAGAAATTATATACACTATGAAAGGTGTTTCTAAAGTTTATCCCCCTAATAGATATGTTTTAAAAAATATCTATTTATCTTATTTTTATGGCGCTAAAATTGGGGTTTTGGGCCTGAACGGCTCAGGAAAATCAACATTGCTTAAAATAATGGCCGGAGTTGATAAAGATTTTTTGGGAGAAGCCTTTCCTGCTAAAAAAATGCGAGTAGGTTACTTAGAGCAGGAACCTAAATTAGACGAGAAGTTAACAGTTAAGGAAAATATTTTTTCAGGAATGGGCGAGCTGCCAAAAATCATGAAAGATTATAATGAAATTTCTGAAAAATTTAATGATCCTGATTTAGATCCTGATCTTATGAATGACCTCATCGAGAAGCAAGGGCAGCTTCAGGAAAAAATAGAATCCCTGGGCGGCTGGGAAGTGGATCAAAAAATTGAATTAGCTATGGATGCGCTTAGGTGTCCAGATGGAGAATCCGCTGTGGTTCATTTATCAGGTGGGGAAAAAAGAAGGGTGGCTCTTTGTCGCTTGCTGATGAGTGAGCCTGATATTCTTCTTTTAGATGAGCCTACCAATCATTTAGATGCAGAAAGCGTTGCTTGGCTTGAACAATACCTACATCAATTTCCTGGAACAGTGATAGCGGTGACCCATGATAGGTATTTTTTAGACAATGTAGCTGGATGGATTCTTGAGCTGGATCGAGGTGAAGGCATTCCCTTTAAAGGAAACTATAGTTCTTGGCTTGAACAGAAAGAAAAAAGATCTCTTCAAGAGCAAAAAGATCAAAATAGAAGACAAAAAACTTTAGAGAAAGAATTAGAATGGGTTCGCATGAATCCTAAGGCGCGCCAGGCAAAATCAAAGGCCAGACTTTCTTCCTATGAGAATTTACTTAAAGAAGCGACGCCAGATAAAATTTCGGAAATGCAAATTTATATTCCGCCAGGACCACGACTGGGTGAAATCGTTATTGAAGCTAAAGATGTAAGGAAAGCTTTTGGATCAAAAATACTATTCGATAATGTGAATTTCACTATTCCAAGAGGCTCTATTGTCGGTGTTATTGGACCCAATGGGGTAGGAAAATCTACTCTGTTTAAAATGATCATCGGCGCTGAGAAGCCAGACTCAGGCCTCTTTAAAGTGGGTGAAACCGTAAAGATGTCCTATGTTGACCAAACAAGAGAGACGCTTGATCCGAACAAATCTGTGTGGGAAGAGATTTCTGGGGGAAATGACCTTATTAAATTGGGAATTCGAGAGGTTAATTCCAGAGCCTATGTTTCCTGGTTTAATTTTTCAGGTTCGGATCAAGAGAAAAAAGTGGGAACCTTATCGGGAGGGGAACGAAACCGTGTTAATATGGCTAAGATTCTCAAGCAGGGAGCCAACTTGCTCCTCCTAGATGAGCCTACAAATGATCTCGATGTCAATACGATGAGAGCTTTAGAAGATGCTTTGCTCGATTTTGGAGGATCTGCCGTAATCATTTCCCATGACCGCTGGTTTTTAGACAGAATTTGTACTCATATTATTGCCTTTGAAGGGGACTCTCAAGTGAGCTGTTTTAACGGGAACTTTACAGAGTATGAAGAAGATCGAAAGAAAAAACTCGGAGACATAACTCCGCACAGAGTCCGTTTTAGATCCATTTAA
- the map gene encoding type I methionyl aminopeptidase: MGNSPLSLEEIKKMKKVCRMAAETLIYVERFVKPGVSLNELDKIVYDFTLSQNAVPATLGYHGYPKSICTSINQVVCHGVPNDYLLKEGDIVNIDVTTKFDGFFGDTSKTFAVGKISEEAQRLVQTAKEAMEVGIKAITPYGTTGDIGFEINKFVTRKGYSTVKEIGGHGIGRKFHQEPFVASIGKKGKGEKLVPNYCLTVEPMINEGTDEISEYPIPGSSHSQYETKDGKLSAQFEHTVLITDSGYEVLTLP; the protein is encoded by the coding sequence GTGGGTAACTCACCGTTAAGTTTAGAAGAAATAAAAAAAATGAAAAAGGTCTGCAGGATGGCTGCCGAGACCTTGATTTACGTTGAAAGGTTTGTAAAACCGGGAGTGAGTCTGAATGAATTAGATAAAATTGTCTATGATTTTACTTTATCCCAAAACGCAGTCCCTGCAACACTAGGCTATCACGGTTATCCAAAATCCATTTGTACCAGCATAAATCAAGTTGTTTGCCATGGGGTTCCTAACGACTATCTTCTCAAAGAGGGTGATATTGTCAATATCGATGTGACCACTAAATTTGATGGATTTTTTGGAGACACGTCGAAGACTTTTGCCGTCGGAAAAATTTCAGAAGAAGCGCAACGACTTGTTCAGACAGCTAAAGAAGCCATGGAAGTTGGAATTAAAGCGATCACCCCCTATGGAACCACCGGTGATATTGGTTTTGAAATAAATAAATTTGTGACTCGAAAAGGCTATTCTACGGTTAAGGAAATAGGGGGACATGGAATTGGTAGAAAATTTCATCAAGAACCATTTGTTGCTTCTATTGGGAAAAAAGGCAAAGGAGAAAAGCTTGTTCCAAATTATTGTTTGACAGTTGAGCCTATGATCAACGAAGGTACTGATGAAATTAGTGAATACCCCATTCCTGGCTCTTCGCATAGTCAATACGAGACCAAAGATGGAAAATTATCTGCTCAGTTTGAGCATACCGTTTTAATCACTGATTCAGGATACGAAGTTTTAACTTTACCTTAA
- a CDS encoding adenosylhomocysteinase, producing the protein MTLTSTGKNMKNVKNIKNIKNIKNVGKTDYRVCQLAMENPAHFEKMAKWGREEINIAETEMPGLMALRKEYGKQQPLKGALITGSLHMTIQTAVLIETLICLGAKVRWSSCNIFSTQDHAAVAMAAAGVPVYAWKGETEEEYNWCIEKTIEGWGSEGFNMILDDGGDLTNMMHDSKYAKLLKKVIGVSEETTTGVHNLEKMLLLGKLKIPAINVNDSVTKSKFDNLYGCRESLADGIKRATDTMVAGKTVVVAGFGDVGKGSAHSLRGFGARVLVTEIDPICALQAAMEGFEVTTMDEAVKEANIFVTATGCCDIITEKHFTNMKNNSIVCNIGHFDIEIDMAWLNKNSQMREVKPQVDIHTLKNGKQIIILAKGRLVNLGCASGHPSFVMSNSFTNQVLAQMELFGNRDKYQEVGVYRLPKHLDEKVAALHLDKLGVKLTKLSGKQSKYLGMSIEGPYKPDHYRY; encoded by the coding sequence ATGACTCTCACTTCAACAGGAAAAAATATGAAGAATGTTAAAAATATAAAAAATATAAAAAATATTAAAAATGTTGGTAAGACAGATTATCGAGTCTGTCAGCTAGCTATGGAAAACCCCGCTCATTTTGAAAAAATGGCGAAATGGGGCCGAGAAGAAATCAATATTGCGGAAACAGAAATGCCAGGGCTTATGGCTTTACGTAAAGAATATGGCAAGCAACAACCATTAAAGGGTGCTCTTATAACTGGATCACTTCATATGACAATTCAAACAGCCGTTTTGATTGAAACTTTAATTTGCTTGGGAGCTAAAGTGAGATGGTCCTCCTGTAATATATTTTCGACTCAGGATCATGCCGCCGTAGCCATGGCGGCCGCAGGGGTACCCGTTTATGCTTGGAAGGGCGAAACAGAAGAAGAGTACAACTGGTGTATTGAAAAAACAATTGAGGGTTGGGGGAGCGAAGGCTTTAACATGATCTTGGATGATGGCGGTGACCTAACCAATATGATGCATGATTCAAAATATGCCAAGCTACTTAAGAAGGTCATTGGAGTTTCTGAAGAGACAACTACGGGAGTTCATAATTTAGAAAAAATGTTGCTTCTTGGTAAATTAAAAATCCCAGCGATCAATGTAAATGACTCCGTTACAAAGTCTAAATTTGACAACCTCTATGGGTGCCGTGAGTCCCTTGCTGATGGTATTAAAAGAGCTACAGATACCATGGTCGCTGGAAAAACAGTAGTCGTTGCAGGATTTGGAGATGTTGGAAAAGGGAGCGCACATTCTCTACGAGGTTTTGGAGCGAGAGTATTGGTCACAGAGATCGATCCCATCTGTGCTCTCCAGGCAGCAATGGAGGGCTTTGAAGTAACAACCATGGATGAAGCCGTTAAAGAAGCCAATATTTTTGTAACAGCAACGGGTTGTTGTGATATCATTACGGAAAAACATTTCACCAATATGAAAAATAATTCCATCGTTTGCAATATTGGTCATTTTGATATTGAAATTGATATGGCTTGGTTAAATAAAAACTCTCAAATGAGAGAAGTTAAACCCCAAGTAGACATTCATACACTCAAGAACGGTAAACAAATTATTATATTAGCTAAAGGCAGACTTGTAAATCTTGGCTGTGCTTCTGGACATCCAAGTTTTGTTATGAGCAACTCCTTTACAAATCAGGTACTGGCACAAATGGAACTGTTTGGAAATCGTGACAAGTACCAAGAAGTTGGGGTCTATCGATTGCCCAAACATCTTGATGAAAAGGTAGCCGCTTTGCATTTAGATAAACTAGGAGTTAAGTTAACAAAACTTTCTGGAAAACAATCTAAATATTTAGGTATGTCTATCGAAGGCCCTTACAAACCTGATCACTATAGATACTAA
- the orn gene encoding oligoribonuclease, translated as MSLLYWLDMEMTGLDINKEVIIEVAAVITDYNFKEISTYESVVKQPQSYIDNMDEWNKSHHKESGLIQKIPFGKEPKIVEKELANLITQFFPDPKDKPIIAGNSIAQDRLFIDKYFKDFSSRLHYRMLDVSSWKIMFVNKFRKEYKKKNQHRALDDIRESIGELKFYMGFINPNI; from the coding sequence ATGTCCCTTTTATATTGGCTTGATATGGAAATGACAGGTCTTGATATTAACAAAGAAGTTATCATCGAGGTTGCTGCTGTCATTACGGACTATAATTTTAAAGAAATTTCAACTTATGAATCTGTTGTCAAACAACCACAGAGTTATATTGATAATATGGACGAGTGGAATAAATCCCATCATAAGGAGAGTGGACTTATTCAGAAAATCCCATTTGGAAAAGAACCAAAAATTGTCGAAAAGGAATTAGCGAATTTGATTACTCAGTTTTTTCCGGACCCCAAGGATAAACCTATTATTGCAGGAAACTCGATAGCTCAAGACAGATTATTTATTGATAAATATTTTAAAGACTTTTCCTCAAGACTTCATTACCGCATGTTAGATGTGTCTTCATGGAAAATCATGTTTGTGAATAAATTTCGTAAAGAATATAAAAAGAAAAACCAACACCGTGCCCTTGATGATATCAGGGAAAGCATTGGAGAATTAAAATTTTATATGGGCTTCATTAATCCCAATATTTAG
- a CDS encoding cation transporter, producing the protein MKILCLFLLINAFSLAETYQYELSGMHCGACKKAISSMVCKTPGVKICHVDIGSMTLTSEDGKTLDQVAVKKAVQEAADKFKTEYAISSSKKKD; encoded by the coding sequence ATGAAAATTTTATGCTTATTTCTTTTAATCAATGCTTTTAGTCTGGCTGAAACCTATCAATATGAACTTTCTGGAATGCATTGTGGGGCATGTAAAAAAGCCATCAGTTCTATGGTCTGTAAAACTCCAGGAGTTAAAATTTGTCATGTAGATATTGGCTCTATGACTCTCACCTCGGAGGATGGAAAAACTTTAGATCAAGTCGCTGTCAAAAAAGCAGTTCAAGAGGCGGCGGACAAATTTAAAACTGAGTATGCCATTTCATCCTCTAAAAAGAAAGACTAA
- a CDS encoding kinase/pyrophosphorylase, whose amino-acid sequence MEIKKCSIFIISDGTGETAATMIRAALVQYQQSDIHIVRNKNVRTEHYIDNIIEECALVQGMIIYTVVSPSMRAKIQEKSSEKGLLSFDLLGPLLSTLDTYFGVISKSNVGALRAVDESYFKRIEAIEYTVKHDDGKTLNDLDKADIILLGISRTSKTPLSIFLSHKGWKVANIPMVLNTTLPEEILKIDQRRIVGLIIDIDSLQRIRKKRLEKFGQDTGGEYASLSLISREIDFATEVFKKNKRWPVFNVTDRALEETASEIVKVISSRLGLPDSVLY is encoded by the coding sequence ATGGAAATAAAAAAATGTAGTATTTTTATTATTTCAGATGGCACCGGAGAAACCGCAGCTACCATGATTCGGGCAGCGCTGGTACAGTATCAGCAAAGTGATATTCATATTGTTAGAAATAAAAATGTAAGAACCGAACATTATATTGATAATATTATTGAAGAGTGCGCTCTGGTTCAAGGAATGATCATTTACACCGTTGTCTCACCTTCAATGAGAGCTAAGATTCAAGAGAAAAGTTCAGAAAAAGGACTGCTTTCTTTTGATTTACTAGGTCCTTTACTTTCGACGTTGGATACTTACTTTGGAGTTATCTCAAAATCCAATGTCGGCGCCCTACGTGCCGTGGATGAAAGTTATTTTAAACGAATTGAGGCCATTGAATACACTGTCAAGCATGATGATGGAAAAACACTCAATGACCTGGACAAAGCAGATATCATCTTGCTCGGAATTAGTCGAACCAGCAAAACTCCATTGAGCATTTTCCTAAGTCATAAGGGTTGGAAGGTCGCCAATATACCTATGGTTCTCAATACCACCTTGCCAGAGGAAATTTTGAAAATAGATCAACGTCGCATTGTAGGATTAATTATTGATATAGACTCTCTGCAAAGAATTCGAAAAAAAAGATTAGAGAAGTTCGGCCAAGACACTGGTGGAGAGTACGCTTCTCTTTCATTGATATCTAGGGAAATAGATTTTGCTACCGAGGTGTTTAAAAAGAACAAAAGATGGCCTGTTTTTAATGTGACGGACCGGGCCCTTGAAGAAACTGCAAGTGAAATTGTGAAAGTCATTAGTAGCCGGCTAGGATTACCTGATTCCGTGCTTTACTGA
- the nusB gene encoding transcription antitermination factor NusB: MNLERRQARELALQLLFQAEFSPQISTSTFLHVFENNFSQETRDYAEKIIKFVNENKLKIDEKLSSVSRNWKVERMAIVDRNIIRIAIFEMKISPEQLSSKIIINEAVEIAKKYGSSESASFINGILDQISREEWLL, from the coding sequence ATGAATTTAGAACGTCGACAGGCCAGAGAGCTAGCCCTCCAGCTCTTGTTTCAGGCTGAATTTTCTCCACAAATTTCAACATCGACTTTTTTACATGTCTTTGAAAATAATTTTTCTCAAGAAACAAGAGACTACGCTGAAAAAATTATTAAATTTGTGAATGAAAATAAATTAAAGATAGATGAAAAACTCTCTTCTGTGAGCAGAAATTGGAAAGTTGAAAGAATGGCTATTGTTGATAGAAATATCATTCGAATTGCTATTTTTGAAATGAAAATCAGTCCAGAACAGTTATCTTCAAAAATTATAATTAATGAGGCTGTCGAAATTGCTAAAAAATATGGATCCTCTGAATCAGCAAGTTTTATAAATGGTATTCTTGATCAAATCAGCAGAGAAGAATGGCTGTTATAG
- the nrdR gene encoding transcriptional repressor NrdR gives MKCPYCGHNDDRVLDTRVQKDGSIRRRRECLECKARFTTVETLLLNFPMIVKKDGRREAFSKEKILRGLQAACQKRPVSLTQLESVVERISAWVINRGENEISSQIIGKKVMAELKQLDDVAYIRFASVYRTFKDVQEFVETLEDAELTDFVDTTQAQLPLTAFNNPLTKASL, from the coding sequence ATGAAATGCCCTTATTGTGGACATAATGATGATCGAGTTTTAGATACCCGCGTCCAAAAAGATGGCTCGATTCGCCGTCGACGTGAATGTCTTGAGTGCAAGGCTCGTTTTACGACCGTTGAAACTTTGCTGCTTAATTTCCCTATGATTGTGAAAAAAGATGGCCGAAGGGAAGCCTTCAGTAAAGAAAAAATTCTTCGCGGTTTACAGGCTGCCTGCCAAAAAAGACCAGTGAGTTTGACCCAACTGGAATCTGTAGTTGAAAGAATTTCGGCCTGGGTCATAAATCGGGGTGAAAATGAAATTTCTTCTCAAATAATTGGCAAAAAAGTCATGGCAGAATTAAAACAACTTGATGATGTGGCCTATATTCGGTTCGCTAGTGTCTATCGAACTTTTAAAGATGTTCAAGAATTTGTTGAAACGCTTGAAGATGCGGAGTTAACGGATTTTGTTGACACCACACAAGCCCAACTTCCTTTGACTGCATTTAATAATCCCCTTACGAAAGCCAGTTTATGA
- a CDS encoding methyltransferase domain-containing protein, with the protein MKLHQHLIEKIIEALLQIFTSTSYADKVIEKHLKINKKWGARDRKLFAETVYDLVRYRRKYWNLAELNEDDFLVQEKISDFEIWKMWVIYILEKGFELPGWMYESYQYIINEIPSDMLSENFDFKALEKKMSFAVFQSYPDWLVGYFKDQLKEEAEPLLQALNQMATTYLRVNTLKTTPKELVQSLEKEGVNARQIKKVESALELIEKKNVFITQAFKDGLFEVQDVSSQLIGELVNVEPGMRVVDACAGAGGKSLHLATLMKNKGKIISLDLHEWKLKELRQRSTRNSIDIIEVKVIESLKTIKRLDNSFDRVLLDVPCSGSGVIRRNPDKKWKLSFEEIQRLLQIQYDILSQYKDMMKVHGKLIYATCSVFPSENEMQIQKFLAENSNWKLEKEIKIFPHRQGFDGFYGARLAKIQE; encoded by the coding sequence TTGAAACTTCATCAACATTTAATTGAAAAAATCATCGAAGCCCTCTTGCAAATTTTTACTTCAACTTCTTACGCTGATAAAGTGATCGAAAAGCATCTAAAAATAAATAAAAAATGGGGAGCTAGAGACAGGAAGTTATTTGCAGAAACGGTCTATGATCTTGTCAGGTATCGTCGCAAATATTGGAATCTGGCAGAACTCAATGAGGATGATTTTTTAGTTCAAGAAAAGATCTCTGACTTTGAAATCTGGAAAATGTGGGTTATCTATATTCTGGAGAAAGGTTTTGAACTTCCTGGATGGATGTATGAAAGTTATCAATACATCATCAACGAGATTCCCAGTGACATGTTATCTGAGAATTTTGATTTTAAAGCTCTAGAAAAAAAAATGAGCTTTGCTGTTTTTCAATCCTACCCTGATTGGTTGGTTGGTTATTTTAAAGATCAGTTAAAGGAAGAAGCTGAACCATTGTTGCAAGCCCTAAATCAAATGGCGACAACCTATTTGAGGGTGAATACTTTAAAAACCACGCCTAAAGAATTAGTTCAGAGTCTTGAAAAAGAAGGTGTTAATGCCCGTCAAATAAAGAAAGTGGAATCAGCTCTGGAGCTGATTGAGAAAAAAAATGTATTCATAACTCAAGCGTTTAAGGACGGTTTATTTGAAGTCCAAGATGTGAGCTCGCAATTAATAGGAGAGTTGGTAAATGTGGAACCAGGCATGCGCGTGGTCGATGCCTGTGCGGGAGCCGGTGGAAAAAGTTTACATCTGGCGACCCTCATGAAAAATAAAGGAAAAATCATCAGTCTGGATTTGCATGAATGGAAACTCAAAGAATTAAGACAGCGCTCAACTAGGAACTCTATAGATATTATCGAAGTGAAGGTGATTGAGTCGCTCAAAACCATAAAGAGACTCGATAATTCTTTTGACAGGGTTTTATTGGATGTCCCCTGTTCTGGATCTGGTGTTATACGAAGGAATCCAGATAAAAAATGGAAGTTGAGTTTTGAAGAAATTCAACGTTTGCTTCAGATTCAGTATGATATACTCTCTCAGTACAAGGATATGATGAAGGTTCATGGCAAATTGATTTATGCCACCTGCAGCGTGTTTCCGTCAGAAAATGAAATGCAAATACAAAAATTTCTAGCTGAAAATTCAAACTGGAAATTGGAAAAAGAAATAAAAATTTTCCCTCATCGGCAAGGTTTTGATGGCTTTTATGGTGCAAGGTTGGCTAAAATCCAGGAATAA
- a CDS encoding replication-associated recombination protein A has translation MDLFKHVEKTELKRPLAEELRPLSFNDFFTTALLTPKALPIDSWLSQNFVPNMILWGPPGTGKTSFAKLLENQETFTYIKVNAVETGTKELKSLGEEGRDRRNIYQKKTLLFIDEIHRLNKAQQDILLPFIEKGDLSFIGATTENPYYELNKAILSRCRIIQFHKLSPEILKQLYFKACSYLNIEPDLFLSTEILNLLIQNVNGDVRQFYNTLEVLYYSKVNSNFSLEEIKNISDAPNLFYDKNSDQHYDHISAFIKSIRGSDSSAALLYFLKMLESGEDPLFIARRLVIIASEDIGNADPRALQVAINGLQALELIGMPEGQITLAQVITYLCSCPKSNRSYMALNKAKVFFKENPFFEVPSHLRSGPQPLGKENYLYPHDFQKSWVKQTYLPEKINLSQDFYDPSDFGFEKNIKEYLAWLKK, from the coding sequence ATGGATTTATTTAAGCACGTGGAAAAAACTGAACTAAAAAGACCTCTTGCTGAAGAGCTTAGACCTTTGTCCTTTAATGACTTTTTTACAACCGCTCTTTTAACCCCCAAGGCATTGCCAATAGACTCGTGGCTAAGTCAAAATTTTGTCCCCAATATGATTCTTTGGGGCCCTCCAGGAACAGGGAAAACATCCTTTGCAAAGTTATTAGAAAATCAAGAGACTTTTACTTATATCAAAGTCAATGCCGTTGAGACGGGAACAAAGGAACTTAAATCCCTTGGAGAAGAAGGCCGCGATCGAAGAAATATTTATCAAAAAAAGACCTTATTATTTATTGATGAAATTCACCGCCTTAATAAAGCACAGCAAGACATTCTTTTACCCTTTATTGAAAAGGGTGATCTTAGTTTTATTGGTGCGACAACAGAAAACCCTTACTATGAATTAAATAAAGCTATTTTGAGCCGTTGCCGCATTATTCAATTTCATAAACTATCTCCCGAGATTTTAAAGCAATTATATTTCAAAGCCTGTTCCTACCTAAATATCGAGCCAGATTTGTTTCTCAGCACGGAGATTTTAAATTTGCTTATTCAAAATGTGAATGGGGATGTAAGACAATTTTATAACACCCTGGAGGTTTTATATTATTCGAAAGTGAACTCGAACTTTTCTCTTGAAGAAATTAAAAATATTTCCGATGCCCCCAATTTATTTTATGATAAAAATTCTGATCAACATTATGATCATATCTCTGCATTTATTAAAAGCATTCGTGGTAGTGACTCAAGCGCAGCACTTTTATATTTTCTCAAAATGCTTGAATCTGGCGAAGACCCTCTTTTTATCGCAAGAAGACTCGTGATTATCGCCTCTGAAGATATTGGCAATGCCGACCCCAGGGCCTTACAAGTGGCTATTAATGGCTTGCAGGCCTTGGAACTGATTGGTATGCCTGAGGGGCAAATCACTTTAGCTCAAGTCATTACTTATCTTTGCTCTTGCCCTAAATCCAATCGCTCTTATATGGCATTAAATAAGGCCAAAGTTTTCTTTAAAGAAAATCCATTTTTCGAGGTTCCAAGCCATTTAAGGTCTGGCCCACAACCCCTTGGAAAAGAAAATTATTTGTACCCCCATGATTTTCAAAAATCTTGGGTGAAGCAAACTTACTTGCCAGAAAAAATAAATTTATCACAGGATTTTTATGACCCTTCAGATTTTGGTTTTGAAAAAAACATCAAAGAATACTTAGCTTGGTTGAAAAAATAA
- a CDS encoding cyclic nucleotide-binding domain-containing protein, whose product MNHLNLNNYMEIFHSSGFFKNLSSQTLTKLMAHVELKSYEAEEVLLTEGQENHDLYFLLEGFLGVFVHGEKVSELSRFGEVFGEISLINAIKTSATIKAEKKSIVLLCKLSQLKKESSEAIKEFEASEFKLFSAILAERLVVTNEKARGFEIANKELTEAKKQLEKSNQELEKRVLERTAELADKNMKLEAAVIENQQLVRVLCHDLNNTLSVVQLTSSRAVKIFDQLTPTQQLDFWKRVQRAALKERDLISYVRELTALESGKKNIQLTPVTLLDVIESSKFVFHEKLLEKELALIEHIPSQVKVMAEVVSLTHSVINNLISNAIKFSPRGKKIEVIGSPLGENKYQLLVKDEGIGIPKESLSDLFSMNKKTSRVGTEGESGTGFGMPLVLATMHAYGGSIEVDSCSIDDLNHDSNKSSGTTFKLIFNLPN is encoded by the coding sequence GTGAATCATTTAAATCTTAATAATTATATGGAGATTTTCCACTCCTCAGGTTTTTTTAAAAATTTATCAAGCCAAACGTTAACCAAACTCATGGCCCATGTTGAATTGAAGAGTTATGAGGCTGAGGAAGTTCTGCTAACTGAAGGTCAAGAAAATCATGATCTTTATTTTCTTCTTGAGGGCTTTTTAGGAGTTTTTGTCCATGGAGAAAAAGTTTCTGAGTTAAGTCGATTTGGTGAAGTTTTTGGTGAAATCAGCCTGATCAATGCAATCAAAACGTCTGCCACGATCAAGGCTGAAAAAAAATCCATCGTTTTATTATGTAAATTGAGTCAATTGAAAAAAGAATCATCGGAAGCTATAAAAGAATTTGAAGCCTCAGAGTTTAAACTCTTCTCGGCCATCTTGGCCGAACGTCTGGTTGTCACCAATGAAAAAGCTAGAGGATTTGAAATCGCAAATAAAGAACTCACCGAAGCCAAAAAGCAACTTGAAAAATCTAACCAAGAACTTGAAAAAAGAGTTTTAGAAAGAACCGCCGAGCTTGCTGATAAAAATATGAAACTAGAAGCAGCTGTCATTGAAAACCAACAACTGGTCAGGGTCCTTTGTCACGATTTGAATAACACTCTTTCTGTCGTGCAATTAACATCTTCTCGAGCTGTTAAAATATTTGATCAGTTAACTCCGACACAGCAATTAGATTTCTGGAAGCGGGTTCAACGAGCCGCTCTTAAAGAACGCGACTTAATTTCATACGTTCGAGAATTGACCGCCTTAGAATCAGGAAAGAAGAACATTCAACTTACCCCTGTGACCCTATTAGATGTCATAGAATCAAGTAAGTTTGTCTTCCACGAAAAACTACTTGAAAAAGAGCTAGCTCTTATTGAACATATACCAAGCCAAGTTAAGGTTATGGCCGAGGTGGTAAGTCTCACTCACTCCGTTATTAATAATTTAATATCAAATGCTATTAAATTTTCACCCCGTGGAAAAAAAATCGAAGTTATCGGAAGCCCTCTTGGAGAAAACAAATACCAACTTTTAGTTAAAGACGAAGGAATAGGAATCCCCAAGGAAAGTCTTTCTGATTTATTTTCTATGAATAAAAAAACGTCCCGAGTAGGCACAGAAGGTGAATCTGGAACTGGTTTTGGAATGCCTTTGGTTCTAGCGACGATGCATGCCTACGGTGGTAGTATTGAGGTAGATAGCTGCTCTATAGATGACCTCAATCATGACTCGAATAAATCCTCTGGAACCACTTTTAAATTGATTTTCAACTTGCCAAACTAG